Genomic DNA from bacterium:
GACGTGCAGGAAGACGAGGCCGAGTTCCTCGAGGTAGGACGGCACCGGAGAGCCACAGCGGTTGCAGAATTGGACCTTGTAGCCCGGCGTGTCCTCGTACGCGCGGATCAACTCCTCGCCCGAGATCCAGCGAAACCGCTCTCGGCTACAGACTGCGCTGGCGTGAAAGGCCGACCCGGTGTGGCGCCGGCACTTCGAGC
This window encodes:
- a CDS encoding GFA family protein — its product is SKCRRHTGSAFHASAVCSRERFRWISGEELIRAYEDTPGYKVQFCNRCGSPVPSYLEELGLVFLHVGGLDGDPGRRVDHHIFVGSKAPWFEITDDHPQYDEHKPRPG